The following coding sequences are from one Streptomyces venezuelae window:
- a CDS encoding MFS transporter: protein MAAGYAEILRTRYATRLLAGTLVGRLPNATAAIAIVLFIRAEGGTYSLAGALAAVYGVANAVGQPLLGRLVDLHGQPRVQLPAALLSALGMAVFAFTGPDQLALAYGAVAAAGLFTPPLEGGLRALWPSVLGKEEQVHTAYAMDAIAQEVMFTVGPLLVTGCVALWSERAALLVVNAVGVLGALSVVVSRPSRAWRSAPREAHWLGALRSRGLLALLGAFLFIGMALGSITVAGVSYADGNGGDAVYGWMMAALGLGALVGGSVYGARQWSGVPERRLSVLVALLAVFYWPLVLTPGAVAMTSLTALAGVFLAPALACAFIIVDRHAPRGTVTEAFSWLVTTFTVGASLGTAAAGPVVEWGGTAWGFAVPGLAGAAALVVLLATGRVLVPAGESGVVAGSSENDRNGAAEPGFSTPHQA from the coding sequence ATGGCTGCGGGATACGCGGAGATCCTCCGGACGCGGTATGCGACGCGGTTGCTGGCCGGGACGCTGGTGGGCCGGTTGCCGAACGCGACGGCGGCGATCGCGATCGTGCTGTTCATCCGGGCGGAGGGCGGCACGTACAGCCTGGCCGGTGCGCTGGCCGCGGTGTACGGCGTGGCCAACGCGGTCGGTCAGCCGCTGCTCGGGCGTCTGGTCGACCTGCACGGGCAGCCGCGCGTCCAGCTGCCCGCCGCGCTGCTCTCCGCGCTCGGCATGGCGGTGTTCGCCTTCACGGGGCCGGACCAGCTGGCGCTCGCGTATGGGGCGGTGGCGGCCGCCGGGCTGTTCACGCCGCCTCTGGAGGGTGGTCTGCGGGCCCTGTGGCCGAGCGTCCTCGGCAAGGAGGAGCAGGTCCACACGGCGTACGCGATGGACGCGATAGCCCAGGAAGTGATGTTCACCGTCGGCCCGTTGCTGGTGACCGGATGCGTGGCGCTGTGGTCGGAGCGGGCGGCGCTGCTCGTCGTCAACGCGGTGGGTGTGCTCGGTGCCCTCTCCGTAGTGGTGTCGAGGCCCTCGCGCGCGTGGCGTTCGGCGCCGAGGGAGGCGCACTGGCTCGGGGCGCTGCGCTCGCGCGGGCTGCTCGCGCTGCTCGGGGCGTTCCTGTTCATCGGGATGGCGCTGGGTTCCATCACGGTGGCGGGGGTGTCGTACGCGGACGGGAACGGCGGCGACGCGGTGTACGGGTGGATGATGGCGGCGCTCGGGCTCGGTGCGCTGGTCGGCGGGTCCGTCTACGGGGCGCGGCAGTGGAGTGGTGTGCCGGAGCGGCGGCTGAGCGTCCTGGTGGCGCTGCTGGCGGTCTTCTACTGGCCGTTGGTCCTCACTCCGGGGGCGGTCGCGATGACCTCGTTGACGGCGCTCGCCGGGGTGTTTCTCGCGCCGGCGCTCGCGTGTGCGTTCATCATCGTGGACCGGCACGCTCCGCGCGGGACGGTGACGGAGGCGTTCTCGTGGCTGGTGACGACGTTCACGGTGGGGGCGTCGCTGGGGACGGCGGCGGCGGGTCCGGTGGTCGAGTGGGGCGGGACGGCGTGGGGGTTCGCGGTGCCGGGGCTGGCCGGGGCGGCCGCGCTGGTGGTCCTGTTGGCGACGGGACGGGTGCTCGTACCGGCCGGAGAATCGGGGGTTGTTGCGGGTTCATCGGAAAATGATCGAAACGGTGCTGCCGAACCCGGTTTCAGTACCCCGCATCAGGCGTAA
- a CDS encoding helix-turn-helix transcriptional regulator, which translates to MAIAKAERLMNLALCLLGTRRPLSKRELRESIEAYLEAGSDDSFNRMFERDKDDLRELGLVIETVENLEGEVGYLARRDSNRLPAITLDAEEAAALGLAAKVWQQARLAGAASGALQKLRAAGLPEDVDPYGGHSALEPRIPAHEASFEPLMLACRDRRPVVFDYRKATAARPEQRHVEPWALECWRGHWYLAGWDRDRGAERVFRLSRITGKVRARAGKYTADVPDVVTVRETVASWAGETADRTALIRLRTDAGYPLRAKAVAVQKGDDGWDELEIPYGHGLDAWLVEFGPDVVVLEPAELRADVVDRLRAVAKG; encoded by the coding sequence ATGGCCATTGCCAAGGCCGAGCGGCTGATGAATCTTGCGCTGTGCCTGCTCGGGACCCGGCGGCCGCTCAGCAAGCGGGAGCTGCGTGAGTCGATCGAGGCCTATCTGGAGGCGGGGTCCGACGACTCCTTCAACCGGATGTTCGAGCGCGACAAGGACGATCTGCGCGAGCTGGGCCTGGTCATCGAGACCGTGGAGAACCTGGAGGGCGAGGTGGGCTATCTCGCCCGCCGCGACAGCAACCGCCTGCCCGCCATCACCCTGGACGCCGAGGAGGCCGCGGCGCTCGGCCTGGCCGCGAAGGTCTGGCAGCAGGCCCGCCTCGCCGGTGCCGCCAGCGGCGCCCTGCAGAAGCTGCGCGCCGCGGGACTGCCCGAGGACGTCGACCCGTACGGGGGGCACAGCGCCCTGGAGCCGCGGATCCCCGCGCACGAGGCGTCCTTCGAACCGCTGATGCTCGCCTGCCGGGACCGCCGCCCCGTCGTCTTCGACTACCGCAAGGCCACCGCCGCCCGCCCCGAGCAGCGCCACGTCGAGCCGTGGGCGCTGGAGTGCTGGCGCGGTCACTGGTACCTGGCGGGCTGGGACAGGGACCGGGGCGCCGAACGCGTGTTCCGGCTCTCCCGCATCACCGGGAAGGTGCGGGCCCGCGCGGGCAAGTACACCGCCGATGTCCCGGACGTCGTCACGGTCCGCGAGACCGTCGCGAGCTGGGCGGGGGAGACCGCCGACCGCACCGCTCTGATCCGGCTGCGCACGGACGCCGGGTACCCGCTGCGCGCCAAGGCCGTCGCGGTGCAGAAGGGCGACGACGGGTGGGACGAGCTGGAGATTCCGTACGGCCACGGCCTCGACGCGTGGCTGGTGGAGTTCGGGCCCGACGTGGTGGTCCTGGAGCCCGCCGAACTGCGGGCCGACGTCGTGGACCGGCTGCGCGCCGTGGCCAAGGGCTGA
- a CDS encoding FKBP-type peptidyl-prolyl cis-trans isomerase produces MSIDKPEVDFPVGEPPTDLQIKDIWEGDGAVAKAGDFVKVHYVGVAFSTGEEFDASWNRGNPLEFQLGAGQVISGWDQGVQGMKVGGRRELTIPAHLAYGDRGAGGGRIAPGETLIFVCDLVSV; encoded by the coding sequence GTGAGCATTGACAAGCCCGAGGTCGACTTCCCCGTCGGCGAGCCGCCGACCGACCTTCAGATCAAGGACATCTGGGAGGGCGACGGGGCGGTCGCCAAGGCGGGCGACTTCGTCAAGGTCCACTACGTGGGCGTCGCCTTCAGCACGGGCGAGGAGTTCGACGCGAGCTGGAACCGCGGCAACCCGCTGGAGTTCCAGCTCGGTGCCGGTCAGGTCATCTCCGGCTGGGACCAGGGCGTGCAGGGCATGAAGGTCGGTGGCCGGCGCGAGCTGACCATCCCGGCCCACCTCGCGTACGGCGACCGCGGCGCCGGCGGCGGCCGCATCGCCCCCGGCGAGACGCTGATCTTCGTCTGCGATCTGGTCTCCGTCTGA
- a CDS encoding FKBP-type peptidyl-prolyl cis-trans isomerase has product MRRRSLLLAVPAGLLTLAGCGDDKADKAKTKPSDSPTNATSAPPTAKIVDGPLPEITKGTKFGQKPTVAKGSGKPSSDLAVKTLIEGKGKEVVKGDYLQANYLGQIWATGKVFDNSYDRGNPTVFPIGTGQVIPGWDQALVGKKLDSRVQLAIPPKMGYGEEGNKQAGIKGSDTLVFVVDLVGTFSATSSAKGKEVAQSNKDLPKVGTNTDGKAPSVDVPKTAAPKKLVASYVLEGDGDEVKETDSLLCQYKGVLWADGKEFDSSYKRKQLASFQLAQVVKGWAQGLTGKKVGSRVLVVIPPELGYGDQPPQGSSIKKDSTLIFTVDILAKM; this is encoded by the coding sequence GTGCGCCGACGCTCACTTCTTCTTGCCGTCCCGGCCGGCCTGCTCACGCTGGCAGGCTGTGGTGACGACAAGGCCGACAAGGCCAAGACCAAGCCCAGCGACAGTCCGACCAACGCCACGTCGGCGCCGCCGACCGCGAAGATCGTGGACGGGCCGCTGCCCGAGATCACGAAGGGCACGAAGTTCGGTCAGAAGCCGACCGTCGCCAAGGGTTCGGGCAAGCCGTCCTCCGACCTCGCCGTGAAGACCCTCATCGAGGGCAAGGGCAAGGAGGTCGTCAAGGGCGACTACCTGCAGGCCAATTACCTCGGCCAGATCTGGGCGACGGGCAAGGTCTTCGACAACTCGTACGACCGGGGCAACCCCACCGTGTTCCCGATCGGCACCGGTCAGGTCATCCCCGGCTGGGACCAGGCCCTGGTCGGCAAGAAGCTCGACAGCCGCGTGCAGCTCGCCATCCCCCCGAAGATGGGGTACGGCGAGGAGGGCAACAAGCAGGCCGGCATCAAGGGCTCGGACACCCTCGTGTTCGTCGTCGACCTCGTGGGCACCTTCTCCGCGACCAGCTCCGCGAAGGGCAAGGAGGTGGCGCAGTCCAACAAGGACCTGCCCAAGGTCGGCACGAACACCGACGGCAAGGCCCCCTCCGTCGACGTCCCGAAGACGGCCGCGCCGAAGAAGCTCGTCGCGTCGTACGTCCTTGAGGGCGACGGCGACGAGGTCAAGGAGACCGACAGCCTCCTGTGCCAGTACAAGGGTGTGCTGTGGGCCGACGGCAAGGAGTTCGACTCCTCGTACAAGCGCAAGCAGCTCGCGTCGTTCCAGCTGGCGCAGGTCGTCAAGGGCTGGGCGCAGGGTCTGACGGGCAAGAAGGTCGGCAGCCGCGTCCTCGTCGTCATCCCGCCGGAGCTGGGGTACGGAGACCAGCCTCCGCAGGGCAGCTCCATCAAGAAGGACTCCACCCTGATCTTCACCGTGGACATCCTGGCGAAGATGTGA
- the pafA gene encoding Pup--protein ligase, whose product MDRRIFGLENEYGVTCTFRGQRRLSPDEVARYLFRRVVSWGRSSNVFLRNGARLYLDVGSHPEYATPECDNVTELVTHDKAGERILEGLLVDAERRLHEEGIAGDVYLFKNNTDSAGNSYGCHENYLVARHGEFSRLADILIPFLVTRQLLCGAGKVLQTPRGAVYCVSQRAEHIWEGVSSATTRSRPIINTRDEPHADAERYRRLHVIVGDSNMSETTMLLKVGATDLVLRMIEAGTVMRDLTLENPIRAIREVSHDITGRRKVRLASGREASALEVQREYYEKAVDFVDRRGIRTGTVEQVLELWGRTLDAIEAEDLDRIGTEIDWVMKYKLIERYRAKNNMTMSHPRVAQIDLAYHDIHRRRGLYYLLEKKGQAARICNDLKIFEGKSVPPQTTRARLRGDFIRRAQEQRRDFTVDWVHLKLNDQAQRTVLCKDPFRSVDDRVEKLIAGM is encoded by the coding sequence ATGGACCGCCGCATTTTCGGGCTGGAGAACGAGTACGGCGTCACGTGCACGTTCAGGGGACAGCGCCGTCTGTCGCCTGACGAGGTGGCGCGCTACCTCTTCCGCCGTGTTGTGTCATGGGGCCGCAGCAGCAACGTCTTTCTGCGGAACGGCGCCCGCCTCTATCTTGACGTGGGATCACATCCGGAATATGCGACACCGGAATGTGACAACGTGACCGAGCTGGTCACCCACGACAAAGCGGGCGAGCGCATTCTGGAAGGCCTGCTCGTCGACGCCGAACGCCGCCTGCACGAGGAGGGAATCGCGGGCGACGTCTATCTTTTCAAGAACAACACCGATTCGGCGGGAAACTCCTACGGGTGCCACGAGAACTATCTGGTGGCCCGTCACGGGGAGTTCTCCCGGCTCGCGGACATCCTCATCCCGTTCCTCGTCACGCGGCAGCTGCTGTGCGGTGCGGGCAAGGTGCTGCAGACTCCGCGCGGCGCCGTGTACTGCGTGAGCCAGCGTGCCGAGCACATCTGGGAAGGGGTGTCCTCCGCGACCACCCGTTCCCGGCCGATCATCAACACCCGCGACGAACCGCACGCGGACGCCGAGCGGTACCGCAGGCTCCACGTCATCGTGGGTGACTCGAACATGTCCGAGACGACCATGCTCCTGAAGGTCGGCGCCACCGATCTGGTGCTGCGCATGATCGAGGCGGGCACGGTCATGCGGGACCTCACCCTGGAGAACCCGATCAGGGCCATCCGTGAGGTGTCGCACGACATCACGGGCCGCCGCAAGGTGCGCCTGGCCAGTGGCCGTGAGGCCTCGGCCCTCGAAGTGCAGCGCGAGTACTACGAGAAGGCGGTGGACTTCGTCGACCGCCGCGGTATCCGCACGGGCACCGTCGAGCAGGTCCTGGAGCTGTGGGGCCGCACGCTGGACGCGATCGAGGCGGAGGACCTCGACCGCATCGGCACCGAGATCGACTGGGTCATGAAGTACAAGCTCATCGAGCGGTACCGGGCGAAGAACAACATGACCATGTCGCATCCGCGGGTCGCGCAGATAGACCTCGCCTACCACGACATCCACCGTCGGCGGGGGCTGTACTACCTCCTGGAGAAGAAGGGGCAAGCGGCGCGGATCTGCAACGACTTGAAGATCTTCGAGGGCAAGTCGGTGCCGCCGCAGACGACCCGCGCCCGGCTGCGCGGCGACTTCATCCGGCGGGCCCAGGAGCAGCGCCGTGACTTCACGGTCGACTGGGTCCACCTGAAGCTCAACGACCAGGCACAGCGCACGGTGTTGTGCAAGGACCCCTTCCGGTCCGTGGACGACCGGGTGGAGAAGCTGATCGCCGGGATGTGA